AAGTTGTCTGTTTTGTTGAGATCATTGTAAGTAAGTTATTAAGATCCTGTATGGTCTTGATGTGCTCAACTCCACTTATGTCAGCCTGAAGGTGGAGAAACAAACCGGAAACTGAAACCTCTCTTTTTGGAGACTTTGAGTCAGAAAACCTAAAAATCATTCATGCATGTTAAGATTCTCTAAATACACCACTGCAGCTTTTCTTCTGGGTAACAAATTCAAATATCAGATAAAGGGTGCAAACCTGCAGAAATGTGCAGGTCATAAGAAATTACcaaaatatagtttttattcatttccgCACTTGTCAAACCTGCAGTAATGTACTATCATAACTTTCTCTAACAGACGTGTGATGATTTTCTGCTAAAAAATTCAACCAttttaaacaatgaaaataaagcacatattttcattttacgtTTTATTAAAAACTTCAGTACAGGTAAACAAATATTTCTTTAGAAAAAGTCTAAATACATAGTATCTGAGCATTCTGCCCTCGATTTCAAAACATAACCATTAAAATATTtgatagagaaaataaaagaaaataaaataactgccATGACAGTATATTAATATACCATTAGTGAATTGTCAAATATGGAATAACATTAAATTACTCATCTTGTTAACAAAATATGCCATTTATAAATAGTTTGAGACTGCATCCGCTGTTCAGAGAGGACCTTTGCATAGAGAGCAACTTTGATCCGTAAACAGGACATAATGTACAAAAATCCAACAAACAGATATCATGTGCTTCCTCAAACGATTTATTTCAGCAGTTCTCATGTCGTGCATTTTAGCAGTGTTGGTTTAAATGATAGATCAACATCAAGAACTGGCTAAGTTACAGTTAAAAtacctttccttttcctttaaaCAATATTCATTAACAGAACTAATAGGATCCCACTTTATGTGTTTACAGGGAATAATTTGGCCAGATCATACCTGTAATGTTACTGTTTAATAAATACAGAGTAAAACATAAACCACATGCTCACATGACGGAGACTTAAAATGCATATTATTAACAAAAGTGCAATAATTCAGATGTAAACCAGACAAAACGTGTGAACTccactaaaacaaaaagaaactgacCTACTGACGAGTTAGCAACTGTTCACAGGGTAGAAGTCAGCACCATCCACACTCCATCAGCCAATGTGGCTGAGACTGTAGCACTATGATGAACGTCCAGTGGGACCAATCAATAATACTACATCTGTACAACAGAAAGTGTTGTGTAGTGGTTGTGACTTTAAATAATGTGACACGATGAGgatgttttgtacacattcaCAGTACTATAAATGCTCTTTTAATAACGGCATCTATTAGAAGTCATTAAATGCTCTTTCTGAGCTGGACTGTGCACGGAGCCATTACAGAACAACCACGTGTTGCTGTGTTTCCTGAGCCACACAGCTGCACTCAGGCCGACTGAGAGGAAACTTCTCAGAGGAAACAAACTAGTTTCACTTTTGTCGGCCTTCAGAGGGAACATGACTATGCTAGTCAGCTAGTTGAGCAGAATTTAAGAGTTGTGCTTTTTCCACTGAGTAATATTCCACAAGTAACTTTCTTTACTGCTAATACAGgaacacataaatgaaatgtaatctTACTGTACCTCCAACTACTGGTTATTGAAATATACCTGGTGATAAACTGAGGGATACAAATAAGAATCACCTAGTTAAAGATAATCCTCAAGAATTATGCACACTAgaaacttcatttttttcataactGAACAAAATACTGGTTCTTATGGATTTTTTCTGGCTGAACCACTTGATatcataaatatgtaaaagttTTCAATGGCtaaaaagcacattttccaCAGTGCTCCTCCCGTTTTAAAATCCTGACCTGATCTCTTATATCATGCCCCTGTTATAACTGATAAATATGAGGTTAAAGGATTTCTTCACAGAAGATCTGACTTACAATATTAGTGTTTCAACCTCTCCAACTTCCAACACCAGCCAAATCACATTCTCTCAGAACTCACTCATTAACATTTTACACTTGTATTATAAGGGATTTGTCCCACATCGCCCAACGATCAATCCACTGCATGAATCAACACTAGTACGTTACTGGTTTCCGCTTTTTTCTTACTCTCGATAACTCGGGATGTTCAATGTGAACGCAGGATCACTTGAAGCTGTGATGCATTTGACAAATTTTAAGGCTGAAACAGTTGTCTCTTCACACTTGGCAACTTCtcattttctgaataaaaaatgaGTTCTGCAGTCAGGCACCACCCTTCTTTAGTTCCAATTAGCTGAGTCACACTGAAAACTGTAATATGCTTTTCAGCAGTTCATTATGCACTGACTCACTGCTTATCTATTGAGCGTTATCTGGCATTCATTTTTGCCAGAAACAAATTCTTCGTGttccttttttgtgtttcatgttaCAATAAGAGCTGCCAGATGCATCACAGCTTGCTAGCCTACTTGTGGAGCATTTTCTATCTTAGACATGAACCATTTCTACATTTCTAGAACATTCTTACTACTTTCTAAAGCCCATAATACACAATTTCTTGAGCAACATGTAAAGACAACAAAGAGAATATTCGACATGTTTGACAGTCCAGCCCTTTGCcttaataattcagtttttgtCCACTAAGTTAGTGAATGGTGTTCCTATTGAAGTGGATTTCTCAAAGTATGATTAAGATGAGGCCATCAGGACTCCACCAGGATCTCCATAAGATGCTCCAACTCAAGTCCCTCTCTCACATGATTATGACCAGAGAAGGGAGAGGATGGTGGCGAAGAGATAGAAGgtgaagaagatgatgaggaagacAATGGGCTGAATGAGGAGAATGAAGGGAGGCACTTCAGATTctggttgagagagagagaaaaggggtgtgaggaggaagaggagggagagaaaggtgGCAGGTAGCGGAGGAGATCATCCCCTGCTGGGTATCCACCTCCACTGCCTCTAAGCCCAAGCACTCCCATGTCCCTCTCCAGCAGGGACGTGTCTATATCCTGGAAAAGATCCTCCACAGTGAGATCACTGAGGTAGCTGGACCTCATCACCTCCATGTTGCTCTCTCGTACCCTGcactcctcctgctgctcccagCTGCCCCCATAacctctgacttcctgttttaccCACGCCACACTTCCCTCAGGCCTCGACAGGTTCTCCAGGGACCGGAGAGGTGTCCGTGGAGCTACCTGAGGGCTCCCGTCAATGGTAGAGTCCAGTGCAGTGAGAATGGAGGAAATGGCAGCTGAGAGGGAGAAATCAGGATCAGTGGACATTGATCCCCAGTCCTCATCTTCGTCTCCTACAGACATAGGGACATTTGATGTATTCATGTGGCAGCTTGCAAGATACCTACTTGTAACACAATTTGACATGTAATTTGAGGAAACCAGATGGCAGCTGGTAAGTGCTGAGTGGCTGTTAGTAACTGCGACTGCAGAGTGATGTTTTGCTGCAGGAACTCCGGTGAAAATACTCTCCCACTCTTTCGCCTGGAATGCAGGTGAAGAGCTGCAAGGTGACACTTCCCTGTCTACAGAGGGTGCCATGCAAGCCTCTAGGCTAATCTGCCGCAGTGTGTTGGCTATCAGAACGGACCTCCGCAGACTGGGTTCAGGAAGCTCCTGGCCACGTTGATACTTGCTCAGGGAAACTGAGAACACAAACTGTCGTTGGCTCTCCCAGGTTGGGCTGGTCCTGTCAGAAACCTCCACATCCTCTGGTGGGAATTTACGCTTCTGCCCCTTCATGATCATCTTTAAACTGCAAAGGAAGGCATAAACTGTTAAACTGACCTGAATTACagccataaaataaataacagtaacAGTTATAACAGTGTAAACGTTTTATAGATGTATCAGTTTCTCAGTTTTGCCCTCAGTAAAGGAATGTGagatttttcaaattcaaatgctCTTATAATAATATCAAAACACTGATGTAACATACATAACATATGAATACAATTTTTAAGTGTCAAAACAAGTAGTCGCTCAATAGTAACTTCTccagcacaaataaacaataacgCTTCTCAAGGATTGGGAggatatttttgctttttgatCACtgtgttaagttttttttttttttttgctgttgttccAAACCTAAGTCATCACTTATCACACAGCCTACGATAAACATCTGTCATGATCTAATGTAGCTACTAATCATCAATTGTAATTATTGAAAATTGCAGCCATAGACTAATACATCATAGGCAGTAAAAAGTACtttgaaataatatatttacaacgaatgttttaaataaataagactgAGCAGAGTTCAATAGGACATAAGTCATTATCTTCAGTGTTTGTTAATTACTATTTTCAAAGATATGGCAAAACTAGTGCATTATAGATTAACTCTACTACTGATAACACGAATATTAAATTAACTGCGTTACCtaaatttgatcattttatttttcatcagaGTTTTCTATGAACTGAGTCATCCAGTGACTAAATGTGGGTTGGGGGTTGTAACGTTAGCTTCATCGTGtaggagggaaacagaaaactTCTCAAACGAGGCCATTTAGTAGCAACGTAAATTAACTAAGACTAACTTGAATCATCATAATAACCGACACGAACACGAGTAGCGTAGTTAAACCACCAGCGGGTTAactttaaacagtttaaaagtAAGGTATCTTTAAACAAACCGACCTGTTGAATCACTTCCCGTCTCTCGAGACAGTCGTTGTTGGATAAAGTTTCGTTATCCGGCTTCCTCCTCGACccaaaaaactaatttaatttgACACGAATTGCTCAACTCATTTAGAAATTAGTCGGtgattaaaaagtaatttaaaacaattttttcggtttaaaactttaaatgttacaGCTGAGATTCGCTAACCGACTGACTCGCTCTTCTCCCGCCCGTGATTTGAGTTTCACGCCAAAAGGTTTGCAGTTGGGGGCTGGATGTAACTATGTGCATTATGGGTAATGGAGTTTTATTACGTTACATTCCAAGAGTAATTTCAGACTACAAATCCGCATGAAATACATGTTTGTAAACAGTATTACAAACATGATGATACAATTACAATTCATATTATATGTAGACCTGTTAATGCACTGCTGTCCTGATTACTGCCCCCCAAACCGGATTGTCAAGcttattattatgtaatttaCATAGCACTAATTCCTAAATGATTACATCAACGATCCCCATTCTCCTATTGGCTTTGAACGACTAATTAGTTTACTAATTACGACAATGGTGTGTTAAACACTAACACAAACGTTATCAAATGGGGATTCCAGTCAGCATGTCTTATCGTTTAACGTTTAAATTAAAGTTATTGTTACAAAAGACTTGTGAGAGATCAGGCTACCGGACTGATCAGCAAACCAACACAGTCCAAGAGATTTGGAAATGTAGATATTACAACGCGATATCGACATATCAGAAACGTCTGCATCCTAAAAATGTACACGTCCACAAGAGAAGTACATTTTATCTCTAATAAAGTGTGCAGTCGTCCAAATCAATCTTATTTCAAACAGAGTCTATCATTTACCTGAGAGCTGCAGGCGCCAGAGAGGAAAACGGTCAGTGGACTCTCTTCTGTCGTAACCCACCTACATGTCAAATCTTTTCTGTTTCGATTTAAATTCCTCCACTAGACTTCTCACCATACGAAGAACCAGCGATTCAACTTTGAAAAAACACAttggctcctcctcctcagcttgAGCATTggacagcagagaaaaacatccagtgatCAGAGCGTAAAGCAACTACTGGTAgtctctttcaaaataaacacccAGAAAGGcgaacaacagcaacaactttaatataatataatataatatgctttattttttatagttgCAACACATCTCCCAGAATCAATATAGGACTATAGTAAGAAACGGGGGCAATGACTGGAACTGGTGTGTTTCAGTGATGTACTGGGCACCAACATTAATATGATAACACAAGCATAAGGGTTAAAGGCCTCTATAaattaagcttttattttgaaggcatcCTGGTATTAAGATGGCGCTCCTTGGTTCACTTGACACATTTTTGTCAGAGGGAGTTGCACAACAGATACACATGCCACTCATCTGACTCTCACAGGGACATGAGACACAGCAGATCAGAAAAGTGGTTCAGTACGTAGTTTTATATCAAAACCCAACGAAAACATCAAATGGGAGCAAAAACTCACATTAAATTACATTGCTACCACGTGAAGGGACAGAAATAACTCatcctcattcattttctgtggaaACCCATTCTATCATTTTATCTTGAACATAACAGATTACTGTGCTCAGTTTTGATTTGGTTTCGATTTGCTGTTATCCCtcaatctgaaaataaaatgggatAAAGAAAACATGGTGACCATTTTATAGAGCATCACTCAGTTGCAAAACTTTGGAGGGTGCTTTAAACTGACGTACTTCCTGCAAGGATGCCACTCTGGCCCTTTCACAGTGATCAAAATCTATCTGGGTAACTGTTAGTTGTCTGTAAAAAGAGTTACTTTTCACCCCTGATCTACCTTAtcagtcattttctgtgtttggttAAACTAAAGAGTTAGGTAGATTATTGTATATAATAGTATTATTAATTCATAGTTGTTGTGTCACCCCTGCAACAAATAGCCTGCAGGTATATGCTCATTCACATGACACCTCACTCTTTTGTAcaaaagtcttttattttcaacagCCATAAAAAGAGACCTACTGTAGATCAAAACAGCAACAGTAGGCATCACCTGATTTTATGTTCAATGATGGGAAACAATATATTCAGTATGTAAAGACTGTTCTCGTGAAAAGACAGACATGATGTTATGAAATGTATACAGCTATAGCAAAAGCAGCTGTGCAGTTGTGcacttgttttaaaatatcTCCCCTATGTGCCACtgataataaatttaaaatgaatataaaaatataacaacacaaagcaaaagcTGCACAATCATGATCATAAAAGCGAAAACAGCAAAGAAttattggtttatttaaaaacaaaaaacaaatatatttcctTCATTTATCTCTtagcacacacaaatattttttgtattttgagtgTTTTGGTGAAAATAAAGAATGGCAATCAGTGACAGGAAGAAATGAGGAGGGCGTCAGCAGTGTTTCATTCAGGATTATTTGTACTCTCCCCACACTCCAACAGTCTTGCCATCCCACTCTGAGGTAGACAGACACTTAACGAAGAAATGTCCCAGGTCATGTTTAGAGATGGCTCTTCCTTTCAGCATGTTTTCTGCTGTCATGTAACGCTCTGTCAGAGGGAGGTCACCTGGAGAGCCAAACAAAAAATTTTATATAAGATAACATATCACTGCCCTCTATAACGGCAGTTAATAGAAAAAACAACCAGTCAAAGGTGTGATAGAGAGACATATTTCAAagttaaacaacagaaaattattttttattgtcttgAACCATGTCACACACTTACTAAACTAAAGAAAGTCTACAATTATTCATGAGTGAAAGTAaatttctttcctgtttttgttttttcaactaTGTAAAAGTTTTTGCCTTTGCCTCTGATTTTgcccttttgtgttttttcttaacTTCTTCTTTGGAGCAGATTTACGTTGTGTGTAAAGTCCAGTGTCAAAGTGTccaatgttttttattattattaaaactttCATAAGGTTGTAATGACAAAACTCTGTGTACATAGATCATAAAAAGGTGCTTGGAACTTGGTATCCATTAGATTAGCAGATTGGCTAACTGCAGCACTTTTATGTCAGCAATACATTTTGAAAGTTTTCTCCCActtttgtttggaataaagATCTTAGTTTCTACTTCCTACAGACCTGCGATGTGAGGAGGCATGACGGCCACGTAATCCAGCCCCGACGTTTTCAGCACCGTGTGCATCCTGTCATGGTCCTCTGTCACAGGGACCAGACGGGGCGGGACTTTGGAGCGATCCCACAGCAGGAAGGCTGGAAGGGaggaaagatgaagaaaagagtgaagaggaaaaaaatggaggagagaagagaaggaaagaaggatgAATTAAGGCAGTggacagagtgaaagaaagggaagaagaggaCAGTGATGAGATAAAGGAATGGAAAGGGAGTGGagatgaaacagaagaaaaaagaagaagagagaagtgGAGGGGTTTGCTTCCAGCTGTCTCCCATTGCACAGATGTTTGTCACATATTTATTCACTTCCTTTGTCTTCTACTTTTGATTGGCTTTCATTATCACTCTCCGAAACGGAGAAAGGGCAATTCAGCAAGTGACAGGAAAATGTGTATGCAGGAGATTCAAATTCATTTCTCTTTACTTTGACCACTTGATCTACTTCATTAGTATTTTTATAACAGTGAGTCATACCTGACATGCAGCCGACCACCTTGCGGATTCCACGAGCCTTCATGGCCTCCAGGATATTCTTGGTTCCTTCAGACATCATGGTGGTGGGACCTGAGCgaacatcagaaaaaaacattagggACTGTACTGAGGTGAAAAGTACATAAATATTCCAAAACTGTACTTTCTAGGTTTAGTTTTGAGGCACTGACACTTTACTCAAGTACAGTATATTTCCACTGGGAGGTACTATACATTTGCTCCACTGTATTTGAGAGAGCTACACAATTACAGAGTAGAGCATATAcatgaaaacagtaaaataaatatgtgttaGTAAATGGATTATTTAGTAGACAAACATTAAAAGATGTCTTCCAAGTTACTGTATAAATCATTTACAAGTGAAAGGAAGTGTTCTGTTATTGAATAGAAAGTTtgagtgcaggacttttactgtAAATCAATGACTTTTCTACTACAGCGTTGATACTGTTGATAAATAAAGTCCtgatatttttaccttttttggaACTCTATCTTGTATCTATGTTATCTGCATGTTACTTTGTGTGTACGTTTATTTATCTACAGTTAAtccatttgtcatttattgAATCAGGGAAATGTTGGCCTTGAGAACTACATGCACATTCTCTTTAGTGTAGTGTGACACTGTAAATGCCATgctctgttttatttccagtgtttaaGATTGTGTCAAACTTATACAATGATGTCACACAGGGTTGAATGTTGTGTAAGTCTTGTGGCGCCCTCTGGTGAATATATTACTTTATTACACCATTAAAAACTACAATCCTTGTGTAAGGGGAACAGTTATGTAAGGAAAGGTGAACTTTAACAATCATACATTGACTAGTCAGTGTGAACATGCAAGAAGAGCCTAAAGCAACAACAGTAAGAAAAATGCTGCAACTTTAGGCCAGTAAAATTCAAAATCACATAGATAAATCCAAAGCATGTGTGAAAATCGAATAATCCAAGTATGCAAATGAAATTTAGCAATAAAAGATTTAGAAACTGCAAACTAAATTATAAGTTTTATTATTGCAATGCCATTAGAGTTTTTATCAGCCTAGACAAAACTTGAACTATGTTTTCTTCTCTTATAATATTTGCTGGGTTGTGTGTCTTTCTTCGAACTGTGGAGTCTTACTGAGGTCGTTCCTGGTGccaaggatgatgatgacagcaTCCTGGCCCTCCATGGTCACTTTCACATCCTCTTTATTCAATACATCTCCCACCACCACTCTGGACGCCTTGTGGTCAGAAGGCAGCTTGGCAGGGTCCCGCACCAGCACTGTCACATTGTatcctggaggaggaggacacatggAAATGAAACAGTAGCAACATGACCTCACAGCATCATTACCATCATATTTACAGATATGATATTGTATCTTTGCAAAGTCTTATATATGTAATGATTATGCAATCTCAGGCCATTTAAATGTACTGCTACCACAGTGGTTATATTTCATAACTCTACAGGACTTCTTCATATCTTACACAATATTGAATGTTTTCCATTAAGATAATGCAGAAGAGAAAGTGGACAGAAAGTTTAGACTATTTGGATAGAGCCTTAATTTTCAATTTATCGCTTAAGATTagcaaatgttttcacatcgcaaatttttggttttatgtccCTTTTCACGTTGCTCCAATTCAGTACTATGAAAAAGTTTAACTTAAGACTCCTATCTTGATGATGACTGTATGAACTCTGCAGGAAAGTTACATGTGACAGTAGTACAGTCAGATTCAGAATTACTTTTATCCAGCAACTATGAGAGCAGGGATTACTTCAACTGTTTCAGGGGATGGCCCAGAAACCCTCATACTGAACTGTCACTTTCACCTGACTGGTTACAGTGCAGTAAACATGGCGAGACTGACTGTGAAATTCAATGACATGACATGGTTTCAACCTGTGACTGCTCTGTATTCTGTCTTTAATAACTTCACCACCTACATGAAGGGGATCCCACCCCTCCTGTACAGGCAAGATAGTGAACATCTTTAACTATCAGCTGTGTCACAATCTGCTGTGACTCAGCACAATGCTCCTCTGTAACGTCTAACATgactcaacattttttttcaccccaTGGTGAGCAGgaaaggaggaaatgaaaatggTGCTAAATCAATCATATGACATGATATatgtgattgtgtatgtgtttgtgtatgtgatttgtgtgagtgtgtgggtctGTCTATAGTTTATGTTTTTGAATATCTTTAAGGATTGCAGCCAAAAATAGAGCAAATTAAGTCTGGGACTTGCAGTTTAAGCCATAATCCAGtgttaatttatatataaagaACAAATCAGTCAGTACTATATTTAAGAAACCATTCCACCTCTAAAATGTATTCTTTAAATTACAGCATATTAAATTTGTTACAATCTTCAAAAGCAATTAAAGTAGGGCTGACCCCTGTTGACAAAATCAAATACCACCATAGTTTTGACCTTAGATCTTGATATGGTTATATGGTGATATACTGTTTTAAAGATGACTGCTGGTGCTTTCTAAAGACATGAacacagggaagaaaaaaaaatagtaatgtGGACTAAACTCTgaatctgaaaaatgaaaagttaaactATAGGCTGCTGTACCACAATTTTACAATAAGCACAATTACGtaactttatttgaattatattGATTTATAACCCAGCTATAAAGCCATAGCAGAAGAGCATAAGTCCACAACTTGACACAGTGAAGCCTGAAGTTA
The Seriola aureovittata isolate HTS-2021-v1 ecotype China chromosome 4, ASM2101889v1, whole genome shotgun sequence genome window above contains:
- the sertad3 gene encoding SERTA domain-containing protein 3, translating into MIMKGQKRKFPPEDVEVSDRTSPTWESQRQFVFSVSLSKYQRGQELPEPSLRRSVLIANTLRQISLEACMAPSVDREVSPCSSSPAFQAKEWESIFTGVPAAKHHSAVAVTNSHSALTSCHLVSSNYMSNCVTSRYLASCHMNTSNVPMSVGDEDEDWGSMSTDPDFSLSAAISSILTALDSTIDGSPQVAPRTPLRSLENLSRPEGSVAWVKQEVRGYGGSWEQQEECRVRESNMEVMRSSYLSDLTVEDLFQDIDTSLLERDMGVLGLRGSGGGYPAGDDLLRYLPPFSPSSSSSHPFSLSLNQNLKCLPSFSSFSPLSSSSSSSPSISSPPSSPFSGHNHVREGLELEHLMEILVES
- the blvrb gene encoding flavin reductase (NADPH), giving the protein MSESIKNVAIFGATGMTGLATLPLAVSAGYNVTVLVRDPAKLPSDHKASRVVVGDVLNKEDVKVTMEGQDAVIIILGTRNDLSPTTMMSEGTKNILEAMKARGIRKVVGCMSAFLLWDRSKVPPRLVPVTEDHDRMHTVLKTSGLDYVAVMPPHIAGDLPLTERYMTAENMLKGRAISKHDLGHFFVKCLSTSEWDGKTVGVWGEYK